A part of Olleya sp. Bg11-27 genomic DNA contains:
- a CDS encoding SprB repeat-containing protein yields the protein MKKVAIIIILLLSCTMCVGQYKYKLESDIQINPAFFNQYTINANITDIDFAYSSFNDTQTTSFLSMTLVRSIQGSTDYSYQVKNSILEYQTEIREIVIERRSANSPYSPLARNYSTSVYNNCISSLYTGSGNPYSLTINYFRLARIFTLLELNNFSGTDNEIKECEPKVLQTFSCGNITSYSVKYALDDNITKELLPYGNHGNSVIIDRNGITGADSSNTIKVWLQYTFNNADISDVLTYNFKNCSPLINSDSSIDTSCFNTNDGSFTVTFDRELKPNEKLTTVTLYRIINNTDYVLEDTLIDQVYTDMTYTWPNPLPAGQYRLVYQSGGDNSPVEYFPIIINAPTPVTFTATWTPEVDCFGDNTGSINIGASGGTGNYEYSLDDGNNWSSFSSISTHLESNLVASTYQLKVRDSNGCVAQQ from the coding sequence ATGAAAAAAGTAGCAATTATAATAATTTTACTATTGTCATGCACTATGTGTGTTGGACAATACAAATATAAATTGGAATCTGATATTCAAATAAATCCTGCATTTTTCAATCAGTATACTATAAATGCAAATATTACGGATATAGATTTTGCTTATAGCAGTTTTAACGACACGCAAACTACTTCTTTTTTATCAATGACCTTAGTAAGATCTATACAGGGGTCTACGGATTATTCTTACCAAGTAAAAAATAGTATTCTCGAATATCAAACTGAAATAAGAGAAATTGTTATAGAAAGGCGCAGTGCTAACTCACCATACTCACCACTAGCTAGAAATTATTCTACATCTGTTTACAACAATTGTATTAGTTCATTATATACTGGTAGTGGTAACCCTTACTCATTAACTATAAATTATTTTCGTTTAGCAAGAATATTCACTTTATTAGAGCTAAATAACTTTTCAGGAACAGATAATGAAATAAAGGAGTGTGAACCTAAAGTATTACAAACATTTTCTTGTGGAAATATAACAAGTTATTCTGTTAAATATGCATTAGATGATAATATAACAAAAGAACTTTTACCTTATGGTAATCATGGAAACTCAGTAATAATAGATAGAAATGGTATAACTGGAGCTGATAGCAGTAATACTATTAAAGTATGGCTACAATATACCTTTAACAATGCTGATATTTCAGATGTTTTAACATATAATTTCAAAAATTGTTCTCCATTAATTAACTCGGATTCATCAATAGATACATCTTGTTTTAATACTAATGACGGCAGTTTTACTGTAACATTTGATAGAGAATTAAAACCAAATGAAAAATTAACAACAGTAACTCTATATCGTATTATTAACAACACCGATTATGTATTGGAAGATACTTTAATAGACCAAGTATATACAGACATGACATACACATGGCCCAACCCTTTGCCAGCAGGTCAATACCGCTTAGTATATCAATCTGGAGGAGACAACTCTCCAGTAGAGTATTTTCCAATAATTATTAATGCTCCTACACCAGTAACCTTTACAGCAACTTGGACACCAGAGGTAGATTGCTTTGGGGATAATACAGGAAGTATAAATATTGGAGCTTCGGGAGGTACCGGTAATTATGAATATAGTTTAGACGATGGTAATAATTGGAGTTCTTTTTCAAGTATTAGTACACATTTAGAAAGTAATTTAGTGGCTAGCACCTATCAATTAAAAGTAAGAGACTCCAATGGATGTGTCGCTCAACAATAG
- a CDS encoding fibronectin type III domain-containing protein: protein MKKSIILILIFFGLTSSYSQSNADSIALEFPEIKVIGRAQSNKILLRWAPTTPIAWKQLNTYGYTIERYTISRDKSTLLEPEKKVLTQNILLPEPLEQWMSIIEANDNAAIVAQALYGEDFSVTMNNDVESIVAMSEDLQQRYTFTLFTADQDFDIAKKAALGFEDTTVKANEKYVYRVISNVPSAIKDIKYGGVFVGITDFESLPKPLDLVSDYKDANVILSWNFKIFETTYNNYNIERSSGNDEFIKINPRPYTILNQSNRNGKSDRIFYIDSISNNKQYKYRVQGITTFGELGPYSEIVLGEGKSLLKEVPHLTIKNIIDENNVELTFEFPEDANKEIKGFELNRSNGEGETLEIVVKNIPPKNRTVVYDKLKASNYFTIAAVGKNGDKRTSFPMLVQPEDSIPPKKPIGLTGTVDSLGVVSLSWSKNTESDLLGYRVYRGNIEKEEFSQLTVNPQKANMFTDTITVRNLNSKVFYQVISTDIRYNMSIPSDILALKKPDFIPPSSPVFKDYEFTDEQIDLNWAKSSSEDVVKQLLYRKTNKAKEWDLILETEEPLETYTDTDITVGKMYSYTILAIDDSGLESIPSPSISIVIPKTKVNTQIKGFYAHVDKINKAVLLSWRYKEDGIAEYEIYKSKKGEKLRLLRMVPTDSKRLYDYDLKINTEYQYAIRAVFKDGRMSKLVIKKVKY, encoded by the coding sequence ATGAAAAAATCAATAATACTAATACTTATATTTTTTGGACTTACTAGTAGTTATTCACAAAGTAATGCTGATTCTATCGCTTTAGAGTTTCCAGAAATAAAAGTAATAGGAAGAGCGCAAAGTAATAAAATACTATTACGTTGGGCGCCAACAACACCTATAGCATGGAAACAGTTAAATACATATGGTTATACAATAGAACGTTATACTATTTCTAGAGATAAAAGCACTTTACTTGAACCTGAAAAAAAGGTATTAACACAAAATATATTACTACCCGAACCATTAGAACAATGGATGTCTATAATAGAAGCTAATGACAATGCAGCTATTGTTGCGCAAGCTTTATATGGTGAAGATTTTAGTGTAACTATGAATAATGACGTAGAAAGTATTGTTGCTATGTCTGAAGATTTACAACAACGTTATACGTTTACCTTGTTTACAGCAGATCAAGATTTTGATATAGCTAAGAAAGCAGCATTAGGATTTGAAGACACCACAGTAAAGGCTAACGAAAAATATGTGTATCGTGTAATATCAAATGTGCCAAGTGCTATAAAAGACATTAAATATGGAGGTGTTTTTGTTGGTATTACAGATTTTGAGAGCTTACCAAAACCATTAGATTTAGTCTCTGATTATAAGGATGCTAATGTGATTTTAAGTTGGAATTTTAAAATTTTTGAAACCACTTATAATAATTATAATATAGAACGGTCATCAGGTAATGATGAATTTATAAAAATTAACCCAAGACCTTACACTATTTTAAATCAATCTAATCGAAATGGAAAATCAGACCGAATTTTTTATATCGATTCTATATCAAATAATAAACAGTACAAATATCGTGTACAAGGTATTACAACTTTTGGCGAATTAGGGCCTTATTCAGAAATTGTGTTGGGTGAAGGGAAGTCTCTTTTAAAAGAGGTGCCCCATCTTACAATTAAAAATATAATAGATGAAAACAATGTTGAATTAACTTTTGAATTTCCTGAAGATGCAAACAAAGAAATTAAAGGCTTTGAATTAAACAGATCAAACGGGGAAGGAGAAACTCTAGAAATAGTCGTTAAAAATATACCACCAAAAAATAGAACAGTGGTTTATGATAAACTGAAAGCGTCTAACTATTTTACAATAGCAGCGGTTGGAAAAAATGGAGATAAGCGTACTTCTTTTCCTATGTTAGTGCAGCCGGAAGATTCTATTCCACCAAAAAAACCAATAGGTTTAACAGGTACTGTTGATAGCTTGGGTGTTGTTTCTTTAAGTTGGAGTAAAAATACAGAGTCAGATTTATTAGGTTATCGTGTTTATCGAGGAAATATTGAAAAAGAAGAATTTAGTCAACTAACAGTTAATCCGCAAAAAGCAAATATGTTTACTGATACAATTACGGTTAGAAACCTTAATAGCAAAGTGTTTTATCAGGTTATCTCAACAGATATCAGATATAATATGTCTATACCTTCAGATATACTGGCTTTAAAAAAACCAGATTTTATTCCGCCTTCTTCTCCTGTTTTCAAAGATTATGAGTTCACGGATGAACAAATAGATTTAAATTGGGCAAAAAGTTCGAGTGAGGATGTTGTAAAGCAGCTACTATATCGTAAAACGAACAAAGCTAAAGAGTGGGATTTGATTTTAGAAACCGAAGAACCATTAGAAACCTATACCGATACTGATATTACAGTAGGAAAGATGTATAGTTATACTATTTTGGCGATTGATGATAGTGGGTTAGAGTCTATTCCGTCACCTTCAATTTCAATAGTTATTCCAAAAACAAAAGTTAATACTCAAATTAAGGGTTTTTACGCGCACGTAGATAAAATAAATAAAGCTGTTTTATTGTCATGGCGATATAAAGAAGACGGTATTGCAGAATATGAAATCTACAAATCAAAAAAAGGAGAGAAACTAAGGTTGCTCAGGATGGTACCAACTGACTCTAAACGGCTTTACGATTATGATTTAAAAATCAATACGGAGTACCAGTATGCCATTCGTGCTGTATTTAAAGATGGACGAATGTCTAAATTAGTAATTAAAAAAGTGAAATATTAA
- a CDS encoding SprB repeat-containing protein translates to MKRNYFITLLILTFCMMPLCAQNKLYVISEKATLPDLVNLCDDIYPYNGGSNIFLNYTYSYPDGVYSIVDSSIPVSLIIGCSIAYDSCPPGTNCGGTLCCQEGGSRSLLDYDLELSEQIIINEGSTVSCGGFRSADPELQYYALLVPLNSQLQRNITPCSKDALFEMYNGQVNTINNISWQYYDINNEWVDIPNFQNQYPLVASVEDIFGTNYSSFFSDNLQLQYKISTSFSSTVYFSEIETFSIAPCTPEISSVPTISTSCSNISDGNFSILFERPLEDGETLSFFLHKGSPAGPVYNELEQSFIGNSYTWPDHLLEANDYYLYYQTDPNGSLKNYGPITINSPTPVTFIATWISDVDCYGDNTGSITINASGGQGNYQYSINDGLDWFSFSNATFHTVTNLLATTYRVKVKDSNGCIAQQ, encoded by the coding sequence ATGAAAAGAAATTATTTTATAACATTGCTAATATTGACATTTTGTATGATGCCATTGTGTGCTCAGAATAAATTATATGTTATTTCAGAAAAAGCTACTCTTCCTGATTTAGTTAATCTTTGTGATGATATTTATCCCTATAATGGAGGATCAAATATTTTTCTAAATTATACTTATTCATACCCTGATGGAGTATATTCTATTGTGGATTCATCTATACCGGTATCATTAATTATTGGTTGTTCAATTGCTTATGATTCTTGTCCCCCCGGAACGAATTGTGGAGGTACTTTATGTTGTCAAGAAGGAGGCAGTAGAAGCTTACTTGATTATGATTTAGAATTGTCGGAACAAATAATTATTAATGAAGGCTCGACTGTTTCATGTGGTGGTTTTCGTTCTGCTGATCCTGAGTTGCAATATTATGCTCTACTTGTGCCTTTAAATAGTCAACTACAAAGAAACATAACGCCTTGTTCTAAAGATGCTCTTTTTGAGATGTATAACGGTCAGGTTAATACAATAAACAATATTTCTTGGCAATATTATGATATTAATAATGAATGGGTAGATATTCCGAATTTTCAAAATCAGTATCCATTGGTTGCTAGTGTTGAAGATATATTCGGAACAAACTATTCTAGTTTTTTTAGTGATAATCTTCAATTACAATATAAGATATCTACTAGTTTTTCGAGTACAGTTTATTTTTCAGAAATAGAAACATTTTCTATTGCACCGTGCACACCAGAAATATCATCTGTACCTACGATATCAACTTCTTGTTCAAATATTTCAGACGGTAATTTTTCAATACTATTTGAAAGACCATTAGAAGATGGTGAAACATTAAGTTTTTTTTTACATAAAGGTAGTCCAGCAGGTCCTGTTTATAATGAATTGGAACAAAGTTTTATAGGTAATAGTTATACCTGGCCAGATCATTTATTAGAAGCGAATGATTATTATTTGTATTATCAAACAGATCCTAATGGTAGTCTTAAGAATTATGGTCCAATAACAATTAATTCACCTACACCAGTAACTTTTATAGCAACTTGGATTTCAGATGTAGATTGCTATGGTGATAATACAGGTAGTATTACTATTAATGCTAGTGGAGGCCAAGGAAATTATCAATATAGTATAAATGACGGTCTGGATTGGTTTTCTTTTTCGAATGCTACATTCCATACAGTTACCAATTTATTAGCAACAACTTATCGGGTAAAAGTCAAAGATTCAAATGGTTGTATTGCTCAACAATAA